The following proteins are encoded in a genomic region of Thermoplasmata archaeon:
- a CDS encoding 50S ribosomal protein L18e: MTTAKTNPQLVATIDNLKAITRDNNAAIWRDIALRLEKPKRNWAEANLSKIERYAKDGETILVPGKVLAAGSISKKVTVAAYSFSDAAAKAIVAAGGKTLSIEDLAKENPKGTGVRIMR, encoded by the coding sequence ATGACAACAGCAAAGACAAACCCCCAGTTGGTTGCCACGATCGATAATCTGAAGGCAATCACAAGGGACAACAACGCTGCTATCTGGCGAGACATCGCGCTTAGGCTCGAGAAACCCAAGAGGAACTGGGCCGAAGCGAATCTCAGCAAAATCGAGAGGTATGCCAAGGACGGAGAGACAATCCTCGTCCCCGGTAAAGTTCTCGCAGCAGGTAGCATCAGCAAGAAGGTAACAGTAGCCGCATACAGCTTCAGCGATGCTGCCGCGAAAGCAATCGTAGCCGCTGGCGGAAAGACGCTGTCCATCGAGGATCTCGCAAAGGAGAACCCCAAGGGAACCGGTGTCAGGATCATGAGGTGA
- the rplM gene encoding 50S ribosomal protein L13, whose translation MVTVIDGRNLIHGRLAAIVAKRIMDGEEIVVLNAEAIVITGKKENTFADFKAKVDRGDTTKRKGPFYPRRADLLFKRCVRGMIPWTSTSGRDAYRRLHVFVGTPKQFQDVETERPEGAVKKIGGYYTTLGAVSKYLGSKVR comes from the coding sequence ATGGTTACAGTTATCGACGGAAGGAACCTCATTCACGGAAGGCTTGCAGCCATTGTCGCGAAGAGGATCATGGACGGCGAGGAGATCGTTGTCCTCAACGCAGAGGCCATTGTCATCACCGGTAAGAAGGAGAACACCTTCGCCGACTTCAAGGCAAAGGTCGACCGCGGAGACACCACCAAGAGGAAAGGACCGTTCTACCCCCGCAGGGCAGACCTCCTGTTCAAGAGGTGCGTCAGAGGAATGATCCCCTGGACATCCACCAGCGGAAGGGACGCTTACAGGAGACTCCACGTCTTCGTCGGAACACCCAAACAGTTCCAGGACGTTGAGACGGAGAGGCCTGAGGGCGCAGTCAAGAAGATCGGCGGATACTACACAACCCTGGGAGCCGTATCCAAATACCTGGGTTCAAAAGTGAGATGA